The nucleotide window AAGGCGACGCAGGCGCAGCTCGCGCGAGGCCAGCGGCTCGTCGAGGTGCTGAAGCAGGGCCAATACCAGCCGCTTCCGGCCGAGCGGCAGGTCATCATCATCTACGCGGGCACGAACGGGTTCCTCGACGACATCGAGACGAAGGACGTCCTCGCGTTCGAGGCCGGGCTCTACAAGTACCTCGACCTCGGCCAGAAGGACCTCGTGAACGAAATCGCCACGAAGAAGGCGCTCGACGACGCCATCAAGGGGCGGCTCGGCAAGGTGCTCGAGGCGTACAAGGCCGAGTTCAAGGCCCAGCGGCCCGTCACGGCGTAGCGCAACGATGGCGAAGACTCACGACCTCAAGCGGCGCATCCGCTCGATCCGGAACACGATGCAGGTCACGAAGGCCATGAAGATGGTCTCCGCCGCCCGCCTGCGCCGCGCTCAGGACCGGATCATCGGGGCGAGACCGTTCGCCGTGTTGACGAAGAAGGTTCTCTCGTCCCTCGCCGCGCGCGCCAACCCCGAGCTGCATCCGCTCCTCGTTCAGAGGCCGGTCAAGAAGATCGAGCTGATCCTCGTCACCTCCGATCGCGGGCTGTGCGGCTCGTTCAACGCGAACGCGATCAAGACCGGTGCGGCGTTCCTCCGCGAGCATCCGCCCGAGATGCTCAACATCATGTCGGTCGGACGCCGGGGCCGGGATTTCGTCCGTAGGCGCGGCCTCACGATCACGGGGGAATGGATCGACGTCTTCCGCAACCTCCAGTTCGACACCGCACGCGCGATCGCCGACGATCTCATCGCGCGCTACGTCGCCGGAGACATCGACGCCGTCTACGTCGCCTACAACGAGTTCAAGAACATCGTCTCGCAGAAGCCGGTCATCGATCAGATCCTCCCGATTCCACGCGCGGAGCTGACGAGCAGCGAACAGGGCGAGGAC belongs to Candidatus Polarisedimenticolaceae bacterium and includes:
- the atpG gene encoding ATP synthase F1 subunit gamma, which translates into the protein MAKTHDLKRRIRSIRNTMQVTKAMKMVSAARLRRAQDRIIGARPFAVLTKKVLSSLAARANPELHPLLVQRPVKKIELILVTSDRGLCGSFNANAIKTGAAFLREHPPEMLNIMSVGRRGRDFVRRRGLTITGEWIDVFRNLQFDTARAIADDLIARYVAGDIDAVYVAYNEFKNIVSQKPVIDQILPIPRAELTSSEQGEDYIYEPDPESLFEAILPGYVRNQVWRALLESGAAEHAARMTAMDAATKNAKELTDALTLHMNRVRQASITTEIIEVVSGAAALG